The Pseudomonadota bacterium DNA segment ATCAGCCGGTTGGGCGCGACGCGGAGCACCTCGAGGCGGTTGTCCGGCGTGTTGGTGGCGTAGAGGAAGTTGCCATCTGCTGAGCGCGCTAAGGGCCGGACCTGGCCGGTCTCGAAGGCGACGAAGTCGGAGGCCAGGGCGCCGGCACCGAGCAGTCCTGCGGCGAGCAGGGTCCCGAGGCGCGAGAGGGTGGAGCGGATCCGCGCAAGGCGGACGGCGGCGTTCACATCCATTGAGATTCCTTGGGTCGTCGTCGACAGCTGTGGGCCAGGCTACTGGGGCGACCTAGGGGGTGCAAGCAGGGCGGGCAGGCGACCCCCAACGGCCTTGCGGATGTGCTACCGCAGCGAACGCGCGGGGGGGCAGGTAGGCCTAGAAGTAGCGCGTGAGGCGCAGGGTGATGAAGCTGTCGCGGGCGAAGGCGTCGACCAGGTTGTCGCGATCCACCGCGAGGAACAGGCGCGCTTCCAACTCCCCGGTCCAGACCTGGCCGAAGCGCCGCTCCGCCTCGATCGAGGCGCTGGTGGTGCCGTCCTCGAGATCGGTGATGGCGCCGGCGAGGATGCTCGTGTCCTGGGTGTCGTTCAGGGCCAGGCGGGCGCCGTAGAAGAGGTCGTTGTCCTGTACGGTCACGGGGGCCGCCGGGAAGTCGCGACCGTCGTACTGGTGCTCCATGAGCAGGCCGAGGTCCGCCCCGTTCTTGGTCACGCCGTAGCGCGTGTACTCGAAGCCCGCCACCGTCGCCGCGAAGGTATCGCCCTGGCCTTCACGCACGATACCTTCGAACTTCCATAGCCACGCGTCGGCGGTGTACTGGGCATCGATGCCGAATTGGCGAATGTCGGCGTAGACCGGCGTGATCAGCGGTGCCCCGGTCTGCGGGTCGGCGCCGAAGGTGAAGCTGGGCTCGCGCGAGGTGCCGTTGAAGAAGCTCAGGCCCAGATCGACGTTGCCGAAGTAGTGGGAGTAGCGCAGGGCGAAATCCGTGTGATCGGCGCCCGTGTCGCCATCGTTGCCGAACACCGCATCGTCCACGGCGATCACCGGGTCGAAGCGCAGGCGTCCATCGCGCCCCGGGAAGGTGCGTTCGCGGAACACGGGGAGGGCGAAGAGATCCACCTGCCCCCAGTCCCGCAGCAGCGACACCTTCACCATGGGCTGGCCCAGCTTGTCCTCCTCGTCGATGTCCTCCACGCCGTCGGTCTGATTGATGATGTCGACGAGGTGGCGGCTCTCGGTGACGCCCCAGAACACCTTGGCGGCGCCGATCTGCACATCGATGCCGTCGCCCGCGTAGCGGTAGTAGCCCTCGCGCAGGTCAACATGCGTGCGCCGCGAGTCCTCGGCATCGAGGCGCACGAAGGGTGCGATCACGAACTGGTGGCGCCGATCGTCCGAGTCCCAGCGCAGCTCCAGGTTGATCGCCGTCGACGGCTGGAAGTGCTCGAGCTGGTCCGGGAAGCGTGGCGACTCGACGAAGCTGCGCAGCTCCGCCGCGACGTCGGCGCCGATATCCCATTCGCCGGCCCCGCTGGCGGGGCTGCAGGCGAGGGCGAGGATCACTGCTAGGGAGGGGAGTCGCGTCATACGGCCTATCGGATCCGGTTCAAGACGCCCTTGACGAAGTCACCGTCGTCGTAGGCCATGGAGAAGTCGAAGTCGTCGTAGACGATGTCCGTCTCCTTGTTAGTCTGGTGATTCACCATGTGCATACGATGGCCACGCCAGACGCCGTCGTAGTCCCGGTAGTCGGTGATGTCGAGGGTCTTCAGCAGGGAGTCCTTGCGGTCGAAGAACTCGATGCGCCGGGTCTGGTAGATCTCCTGGTCGTAGTAGCACTTGAGCCGGGTGTAGCCCGAGTTCTCGTAGCGCGGCGTGCACTCCACCACGTCCACCGCCATGCCGTCGATCTCGGTGCTCTCGAGGTAGCGGTAGGTGTATTTGTTCAGTTCCGTGGAGGTGAAGTCTTCGAAGGCGAACTCCGAGCCCACGAAGGGGCCGGACTTGTTGGCCGAGCTGATGCGCTTGACCCGCTTCAAGGCCGGCAGGTAGAGCCACTGATCGTCGGGGTCGAGGATCTTGGCATGACTCAGGAGCGCCGTGCCCTCCACATCGCGCGGGGTCTTGAAGATCACCAGCGACTTGTCGCCTACCTCTTCGGTCTCGCGCTCGAGGGTGCGGAAGGCGAGCTCGCGGGAGGTCTCCTGACCCGCGGCGTTGCGCAGGATCATCGTGGCCGACACGCGCGAGCTGCCGAAACCACGGTCCGTGCGATCGACGCGGGCGGCGAGGGCGAAGCCCTTCTCCTGCGGGTCTGTGGCGTTGACGTCGGCGTCCTGGGCGGCAGCGGGGAGCATCCCCGTGCTGCCCAGGACCCCGAGGGCGAGCGCTGCCAGGAAGAGGTGGTGGGTTCGTCCCGACTCAGGCGAGGGCGGGGTCATGCGCGGCATGGCTATCTCCTTCGTTAACGGGTTTGGGAGTGCGATCGGTCCAGATGAGCAGGGCGGGCAGGAACAGCAGGTCCAACACCAGCGCGAACAGGATCGACAGCATCGTGAGCAGGCCCATGTCCACCGTGACCTTGAAGGTGGAGAACATGAGCAGGGCAAAGCCGAGGGCCAGGATGATCGTGTTGACGATGATCGCCGGGCCCACGGTGATGAACGCGTAGCGAACGGCTGCCGGCGGCGGCAGGGCCTTCTCGCGGCGAGCCCGCAGGTACTTGGTCATGATGTGGACCGTATCGTCCACCACGATGCCGAGGCTGATCGCGGCCACCACGGCAATTGAGAAGCCCACCTCGCCGACGAGGGCGGCCCACGCCCCGAAGGCGGTGAGGATGGGCAGGGTGTTCGGCACCAGGGCCAGCAAGCCGAGGCGCACGTGGCGGAAGGTCACCATCATGATCAGGGAGATGGCCGCGATGGCCAGGATCGTACCGCGGATCATCTGATTGACGTTGCGGTCCGTGATGTAGGTGAACATGACGTTGGCCGAGGTCGGCAAGGGCTTCAAGTCGGTGGGGAAGTTGGCGTCCAGCCACTCGTTGGCATCGCGCAGGAAGGCCTTGGTGTCTGCCGTACTCACATTGCCCAGCGTCGCCGTCACCCGGGTGGCGGATTTGTCGATGTTGATGCGATCGTTCAGATCGAGGCCGTACGGCAAAGACAGTTCGTACAGCAACAGGTATTGGGCGGAGAGTTCCCGATCGTCGGGCAGTCGATACCAGCTCTCATCGTCGCCGTGCAGGTTCTTGTTCAGGCGCTTCATGATGTCCGAGATGGAGTAGGTGTGCGCCAC contains these protein-coding regions:
- a CDS encoding outer membrane lipoprotein-sorting protein — encoded protein: MPRMTPPSPESGRTHHLFLAALALGVLGSTGMLPAAAQDADVNATDPQEKGFALAARVDRTDRGFGSSRVSATMILRNAAGQETSRELAFRTLERETEEVGDKSLVIFKTPRDVEGTALLSHAKILDPDDQWLYLPALKRVKRISSANKSGPFVGSEFAFEDFTSTELNKYTYRYLESTEIDGMAVDVVECTPRYENSGYTRLKCYYDQEIYQTRRIEFFDRKDSLLKTLDITDYRDYDGVWRGHRMHMVNHQTNKETDIVYDDFDFSMAYDDGDFVKGVLNRIR